Proteins from a genomic interval of Trichoderma breve strain T069 chromosome 2, whole genome shotgun sequence:
- a CDS encoding fungal specific transcription factor domain-containing protein, whose translation MLQVSLEVASRQSHSERDYQSSIDAAPNLSCPSSSSSRNNLQVQQSQNDTSTRVLRSHHLQSLPFNVPVDVSRPLELAHPPPASILFLWQTYLDVIDPLIKIFHVPSIQRQVMTISQGRKIPDADTECLLFAIYYSTVIAISAAECRQELHEERPVLLQRFRNGVEESLRRINFWSSRNTTALQAFVLYLICGRQDRNGPDVSSLTGIAIGNGMKLNVHIDIPGMRAFDLEMRRRLWWQICTLDVRVAEEFGREPFILEPSLRTELPLNISDMSLDPDIRELPSQQPGRSEMLFSLVRFEVSNFARRIVFSDRFCQSNGYRIMNEEQKCREVDQFGERLEKQYLSYCDKGVPLDCITVKSSQLILANLKLAVCKPRANQNRGIPLRAGYRKACEEVLQHAHALRQYSKGRRWLWLFQTYVEWDALAYLLLDICITLSSPSSSEPFTLPWEVIDETHNHWKNNADVHRGRRWDNIEVLRSQALSVIEKMRNTAQTPQTSSSSSSLKAQGQFDGMSDTTIESQQPYESSPDSTFNQHTAMAAKILIPPGLNPLGSILQTPLPYVTDLQSSDPNTTDKEPQGWAPADASSEEGQVSADTADLPGAGTVCEWSSSLIERYWEVAGQGYDESGAWHSSS comes from the exons ATGCTACAAGTAAGTCTAGAGGTAGCAAGCAGACAGAGTCACAGTGAACGAGACTACCAATCATCTATC GATGCTGCCCCGAACCTATCATGTCCgagctcatcttcttcgcgAAATAATCTACAAGTGCAGCAAAGTCAGAACGATACCTCTACTCGAGTATTAAGATCACATCACTTACAGTCATTGCCATTCAATGTCCCAGTTGACGTGTCACGACCTCTTGAATTAGCTCATCCCCCTCCTGCATCTATCTTGTTCCTGTGGCAGACGTATCTCGACGTGATTGACCCTCTAATCAAGATTTTTCACGTTCCCTCTATCCAAAGACAGGTCATGACTATTAGCCAAGGCCGAAAGATTCCAGACGCGGATACGGAATGTTTATTGTTTGCAATCTATTATTCCACAGTAATAGCTATTTCAGCCGCGGAATGCCGTCAAGAACTTCACGAAGAAAGACCCGTCCTGTTGCAACG GTTTCGCAATGGGGTTGAGGAATCGCTCAGACGAATTAATTTCTGGAGCTCTCGGAATACGACCGCCTTACAAGCATTCGTGCTATACCTG ATTTGCGGACGGCAAGACCGAAATGGTCCCGATGTCTCCTCTCTAACTGGGATCGCAATTGGCAATGGAATGAAACTAAATGTTCATATAGACATCCCTGGTATGCGAGCATTTGATCTTGAAATGCGCCGCCGATTGTGGTGGCAGATCTGCACCTTGGACGTTCGAGTCGCCGAAGAATTTGGCCGTGAACCTTTTATCCTTGAGCCGAGCCTTCGTACAGAGCTACCGCTCAACATCAGTGATATGAGCTTGGATCCTGATATACGCGAATTGCCAAGCCAACAACCGGGACGAAGCGAGATGTTATTCAGTCTCGTCCGGTTTGAAGTAAGCAACTTTGCGCGGCGAATTGTTTTTTCGGACAGATTTTGTCAAAGCAACGGCTACCGTATAATGAATGAAGAGCAGAAATGCCGGGAAGTAGACCAATTTGGAGAGCGCCTTGAGAAGCAGTACCTTTCGTATTGTGACAAGGGAGTTCCGCTGGACTGTATCACGGTTAAAAGCAGCCAACTCATTCTTGCAAATTTAAAATTGGCTGTTTGTAAACCGCGAGCTAACCAAAACCGTGGAATTCCCTTACGGGCCGGTTATCGCAAGGCTTGTGAAGAAGTTCTGCAACATGCGCATGCCTTGCGTCAATACAGCAAAGGCCGTCGTTGGCTGTGGCTATTCCAGACATACGTGGAGTGGGATGCTTTGGCGTATCTCTTGCTAGATATTTGCATCACGCTGTCATCCCCATCCTCCAGCGAGCCGTTTACTCTGCCGTGGGAAGTTATTGATGAGACTCATAATCACTGGAAGAACAATGCAGATGTTCATCGGGGCCGCCGCTGGGATAATATCGAGGTACTTCGGTCACAAGCGCTGTCTGTAATAGAGAAGATGCGAAACACAGCGCAAACGCCCCAGACGAGTTCATCTAGTTCCTCTTTGAAGGCTCAAGGTCAGTTTGATGGTATGTCGGATACCACCATCGAGAGTCAGCAACCGTATGAATCGAGTCCTGATTCTACGTTCAATCAGCACACTGCTATGGCGGCCAAAATACTCATCCCCCCGGGTTTAAATCCTTTGGGTAGTATTTTGCAGACGCCACTGCCCTACGTAACAGATCTTCAAAGTTCCGATCCCAATACGACTGATAAGGAACCCCAGGGATGGGCTCCAGCAGATGCATCTTCTGAAGAAGGTCAGGTTTCTGCTGACACAGCAGACCTGCCTGGAGCTGGAACTGTTTGTGAGTGGAGCAGTTCGCTGATAGAGAGATATTGGGAGGTTGCCGGACAAGGATATGATGAGTCTGGTGCATGGCATTCATCAAGTTAG